The Nitrospirales bacterium genome includes a window with the following:
- a CDS encoding CBS domain-containing protein, whose protein sequence is MATVGQLMTKNLSTIQEEATVHEAARSMHQQRIGSLLVRRQNEYAGIITETDIVKGVAEERDMRQLIVQELMSSPIISIDQKLSPQYARDLMADRHIRHLVVTEEKSIVGIISARDLLAYFKTVTQHVE, encoded by the coding sequence ATGGCGACGGTCGGACAACTCATGACGAAAAATTTGAGTACGATTCAGGAAGAAGCAACTGTTCATGAAGCCGCACGTTCTATGCATCAGCAACGTATTGGATCACTCTTAGTTCGGCGACAGAACGAATATGCCGGCATTATCACCGAGACGGATATCGTGAAAGGCGTCGCTGAGGAACGAGATATGAGACAACTCATCGTGCAAGAGCTGATGTCGAGTCCTATTATTTCTATCGATCAAAAATTGTCTCCGCAGTATGCGCGTGACCTCATGGCCGATCGTCATATTCGGCATTTGGTCGTGACAGAAGAAAAGAGTATTGTGGGCATCATTTCTGCCCGCGATCTTTTGGCGTACTTTAAAACCGTGACGCAACATGTGGAGTAG
- a CDS encoding SDR family NAD(P)-dependent oxidoreductase: MDILSPRKILIIGNSDGIGAAVTRALVARGDKIVGVSRSPSPLDMNGPRHETLDITSSTYPALLQRLLAEEGPFDVCIYCAAIGSGLTLPDLSREAHVIEVNLTSMVRTLSALTPGWMGRSSGHFIGLSSLADDFYNQDAPSYTASKAAFSNYLVSMAMKLRPYGVSVTNIRFGYVDTKLPKANHKPMMMTPERAADHVLRCMKTRPIQLSIPKTIGLILHGLRWIQSVRVWTA, from the coding sequence ATGGACATCCTCTCTCCCAGAAAAATCTTAATCATCGGCAATTCCGATGGAATCGGAGCTGCCGTGACTCGTGCCCTGGTTGCTCGAGGGGATAAAATTGTCGGTGTGTCTCGTAGTCCGAGTCCCCTGGACATGAACGGTCCCCGACACGAGACCCTGGATATCACATCGTCAACATACCCCGCGCTCCTGCAACGTCTTCTAGCCGAAGAAGGTCCGTTTGACGTCTGCATTTACTGTGCGGCGATTGGATCAGGCTTGACACTTCCCGATCTTTCCCGGGAAGCCCACGTCATTGAGGTTAACCTGACATCTATGGTACGAACCCTCTCTGCACTCACCCCTGGATGGATGGGACGCAGCAGCGGACATTTCATCGGCCTCTCCAGTTTGGCCGATGATTTTTACAATCAAGACGCACCATCCTATACGGCATCCAAAGCGGCCTTTAGTAACTATCTCGTGTCGATGGCGATGAAGTTGAGACCATACGGCGTGAGTGTGACGAATATTCGCTTCGGGTACGTCGACACGAAATTGCCGAAAGCCAACCACAAACCCATGATGATGACCCCAGAACGGGCAGCGGACCATGTCTTGCGTTGCATGAAGACCCGTCCGATTCAATTGAGCATCCCGAAAACGATCGGACTCATCCTCCATGGCTTACGATGGATACAATCCGTTCGAGTATGGACAGCCTGA
- a CDS encoding carbonic anhydrase, with product MQKLIDGLRVFQRQIFQEKEELFQTLSRKQEPRALFITCSDSRVSPTLLTQTDPGDLFILRTAGNLIPTYGAAIGGSTATVEYAVSVLHIQDIIVCGHTDCGAMKALLHPDKLEGLPAVKVWLQQAETTQRIAADHFGHLTGDELFVATIKENVVVQLDHLRTHPSVATKLKNGKLRLHGWVYSIDSGEVWTYDFEKKEFIELR from the coding sequence ATGCAGAAACTGATCGATGGTCTACGAGTCTTCCAACGTCAAATCTTTCAAGAAAAGGAAGAGCTTTTTCAGACGCTGTCCCGAAAGCAAGAGCCGCGGGCGCTCTTTATTACCTGTTCCGATTCCAGGGTCAGTCCGACGTTGTTAACTCAGACAGACCCTGGGGACCTCTTTATTCTACGGACGGCAGGAAACCTGATTCCGACCTACGGCGCGGCGATAGGCGGCAGTACCGCCACGGTGGAATACGCGGTTTCGGTCTTACACATCCAAGACATTATTGTCTGCGGACATACCGATTGCGGGGCCATGAAAGCGCTCCTTCATCCGGATAAGCTTGAAGGGTTGCCAGCCGTGAAGGTTTGGCTCCAGCAAGCCGAGACGACTCAACGCATCGCGGCAGACCATTTTGGACACTTGACCGGCGATGAACTCTTCGTCGCGACGATCAAGGAGAATGTCGTCGTTCAGCTCGATCATCTTCGCACTCATCCATCCGTCGCGACGAAGTTAAAGAATGGAAAGCTTCGCCTGCATGGCTGGGTCTATTCTATAGACTCCGGTGAAGTCTGGACCTATGACTTTGAGAAAAAAGAATTTATCGAGCTGCGATAG
- a CDS encoding GH3 auxin-responsive promoter family protein translates to MSEEMSRHTDLHSHMRSIDKSVWGPMIKQTHDPQSSQRQVLNEILAKNANTAFGKEHDFDLIQSYEDYRAAVPIYTYEEFRPYIEAQERTKECRLTIEQPVAYAQTSGTTGVPKNIPILESTIGVLSRHQQLTTFAQYQGLPTIFDGKILVLSSARAEGALETGTPYGSMSGFLHELLPDFIRDKAVLPPEVLRIEEYDRKYIAIAAHALAEPNLSLIATANPSTVIKLFDVIRENLAVLIELLPLKDKPVFHVNIPMPHPQPSRITELEKFLEQQAHLTLGSFWPGLRALVTWTGGSCAALLPRVQALLPPKTEVIEMGYLSSELAGSVNIDVRSNRCIPTFYDNFFEFVEEGNWEDDDAPVLTLAQVEEGKRYYVIVTTRNGLYRYCMNDIIEVTGWFNQTPTIQFVQKGKGVTNLTGEKLYEHHVTTAVEAIRQEYGIAFGFFLMLADPVRLEYTMCIEHPVLNEGVMHRLDSQLSMLNIEYKVKRESGRLQPLKVLYVKDGTSESYKRHCLAEGQREAQYKVVRLQYVKDCSFDFYSYAR, encoded by the coding sequence GTGTCTGAAGAAATGTCTCGCCATACTGACCTTCACTCCCACATGCGATCGATCGACAAGAGCGTCTGGGGTCCGATGATAAAGCAGACCCATGATCCACAGTCGTCCCAAAGGCAAGTTTTGAATGAAATTCTGGCGAAGAATGCCAATACGGCATTTGGAAAAGAACATGACTTTGATCTCATTCAATCATACGAAGACTATCGGGCCGCCGTCCCGATTTACACGTATGAAGAGTTTCGGCCATACATTGAGGCGCAGGAACGGACGAAAGAATGTCGGCTCACGATTGAGCAACCTGTGGCGTACGCTCAAACAAGTGGGACAACAGGAGTACCGAAAAATATCCCCATTTTGGAAAGTACGATCGGTGTCCTGAGCAGGCATCAACAATTGACGACATTCGCCCAGTATCAAGGCCTGCCAACGATCTTTGATGGAAAGATTCTAGTGTTATCGAGTGCGAGAGCGGAGGGAGCTTTGGAGACCGGCACTCCTTACGGGTCGATGTCTGGATTCCTCCATGAATTGTTGCCTGATTTTATCAGGGACAAGGCTGTACTGCCTCCTGAAGTCTTACGTATCGAGGAATATGATAGGAAGTACATCGCCATCGCGGCCCACGCCTTAGCGGAGCCGAACCTCTCACTGATCGCGACGGCCAATCCTTCGACCGTTATCAAACTCTTCGATGTCATTCGTGAGAATCTGGCCGTCCTGATAGAACTCTTGCCCCTGAAAGACAAGCCGGTTTTTCACGTAAATATTCCCATGCCTCATCCCCAGCCATCTCGGATCACGGAGCTAGAGAAGTTTCTTGAGCAACAGGCACATTTGACGTTGGGTTCGTTCTGGCCGGGGTTACGAGCCTTGGTGACCTGGACTGGGGGAAGCTGTGCCGCCTTACTTCCACGAGTGCAAGCACTGTTGCCGCCAAAGACGGAAGTGATCGAAATGGGATATTTGTCGAGTGAATTGGCCGGTAGTGTGAACATCGATGTACGGTCCAATCGTTGTATCCCGACATTCTACGATAACTTTTTCGAGTTTGTGGAGGAGGGAAATTGGGAGGATGATGATGCACCGGTCCTGACTCTTGCCCAGGTTGAAGAGGGCAAAAGGTACTATGTGATCGTGACGACTAGAAACGGACTGTATCGGTATTGCATGAATGATATTATCGAAGTGACGGGCTGGTTCAATCAGACGCCGACGATTCAATTCGTGCAAAAAGGCAAAGGAGTCACGAATCTAACTGGAGAAAAGCTCTACGAACATCATGTGACGACTGCCGTGGAAGCCATCCGACAGGAATATGGGATAGCCTTTGGCTTCTTTCTCATGCTTGCCGATCCAGTCCGGCTGGAATATACGATGTGTATCGAACATCCTGTGCTCAATGAAGGAGTCATGCATAGGCTTGACAGTCAGTTGAGCATGCTCAATATCGAGTACAAGGTCAAACGTGAGAGTGGAAGGTTGCAGCCTTTGAAGGTTCTGTACGTGAAAGACGGAACCTCCGAATCGTATAAGCGGCATTGTCTTGCCGAGGGGCAGCGAGAAGCCCAGTATAAAGTCGTGCGATTGCAGTACGTCAAAGACTGCTCGTTCGATTTTTATTCATATGCGAGGTGA
- a CDS encoding sterol desaturase family protein, which yields MKTIVRYGAYPVVLSACVALYHFLLNIGAGLHLASYSSVFIGALLMMILEYRFPHRRAWLPRRADVWQDAIFMILIQAALPKLLAFALAVKLVELLEPHGFAVSGVWPGSWSVPSQMLLMMLIADGFRYWLHRFAHEWECLWRFHAVHHSPHTLYWLNVGRFHPIDKALQFFLDALPFIVLGVSESVLGLYFVCYAVNGFFQHGNVDVRLGILNYIVSGPELHRWHHSMKKEESNHNYGNNLIVWDLFFGTWYLPKGRHVGDLGLINRHYPSNFVAQMKTPFIPGVDKQAEPIERV from the coding sequence ATGAAAACAATCGTGAGGTATGGGGCGTACCCCGTTGTGTTGTCGGCTTGCGTAGCCCTATATCATTTCCTGCTCAATATTGGCGCAGGATTACACTTGGCTAGCTACAGTTCTGTTTTCATAGGCGCGTTGTTGATGATGATTCTTGAGTATCGGTTCCCTCATCGCAGAGCTTGGCTCCCGCGTCGAGCCGATGTTTGGCAAGACGCCATCTTTATGATTTTGATTCAAGCCGCGTTACCGAAGCTGTTAGCCTTCGCGCTTGCAGTGAAGTTAGTGGAGTTGCTTGAGCCCCATGGTTTTGCCGTGTCGGGAGTGTGGCCGGGTTCCTGGTCCGTTCCGTCACAAATGTTGCTCATGATGTTGATCGCTGACGGATTTCGGTATTGGCTCCATCGATTTGCTCATGAGTGGGAATGCCTGTGGAGATTTCACGCGGTCCATCATTCGCCTCATACCCTCTATTGGTTGAATGTGGGACGGTTTCACCCGATCGATAAAGCTTTACAGTTTTTCTTGGATGCCTTGCCGTTTATTGTCTTGGGAGTGTCGGAATCTGTGCTTGGTTTGTACTTTGTCTGTTATGCAGTCAACGGATTTTTTCAGCACGGCAATGTCGATGTGCGACTAGGCATCCTCAATTATATCGTCAGTGGGCCAGAACTGCATCGCTGGCATCATTCCATGAAAAAGGAAGAATCCAATCACAATTACGGCAACAATCTCATCGTGTGGGATCTGTTCTTTGGGACCTGGTATTTACCGAAAGGGCGGCATGTCGGAGACCTTGGACTCATCAACAGACATTATCCATCCAACTTTGTCGCCCAGATGAAAACGCCGTTTATCCCCGGAGTTGATAAACAGGCGGAGCCGATCGAACGTGTCTGA
- a CDS encoding inorganic pyrophosphatase, protein MSQVDMESVWELVSRVSKSHPWHGVSIGPEAPRVITAYIEIVPSDTMKYELDKRTGHLKVDRPQRFSNICPSLYGLIPRTCCGSRVASLCASRTGKTDVVGDDDPLDICVIAEKSITHGDVLLEARPIGGLRMIDGDEADDKIIAVMKGDGVYEGWLEIEHCPSALIERLKHYFLTYKDIPGSTHRKCEIAEVYGREEAYEVIRRSQEDYLLQYPSVDALLTAAR, encoded by the coding sequence ATGAGCCAAGTAGACATGGAGTCCGTTTGGGAACTCGTGAGTCGCGTATCGAAATCACATCCTTGGCATGGCGTATCGATCGGTCCTGAGGCGCCAAGAGTCATCACCGCCTACATCGAAATCGTTCCGAGCGATACGATGAAGTATGAGCTGGACAAACGAACCGGCCATTTGAAAGTCGATCGTCCGCAACGTTTCTCCAACATTTGCCCATCATTGTATGGTCTGATCCCCAGAACTTGTTGCGGCAGTCGGGTTGCGAGCCTGTGCGCCAGCCGTACAGGGAAGACCGACGTCGTCGGAGATGACGATCCTCTCGATATTTGCGTCATAGCCGAAAAATCCATCACGCATGGAGATGTGTTGTTGGAGGCTCGGCCTATCGGAGGTCTGCGGATGATCGATGGAGACGAGGCTGACGACAAGATTATCGCCGTGATGAAGGGGGACGGTGTGTATGAAGGGTGGCTTGAAATTGAGCATTGTCCCTCCGCGTTGATTGAACGGCTCAAGCATTACTTCCTGACGTATAAGGATATTCCCGGGTCCACCCATCGAAAGTGTGAAATCGCTGAAGTCTATGGACGAGAAGAAGCCTATGAAGTCATCCGGCGAAGCCAGGAAGACTACCTTCTCCAATATCCCAGCGTTGATGCGCTGTTAACCGCAGCGCGGTAA
- a CDS encoding heme-binding beta-barrel domain-containing protein translates to MADEELIRNLGPLGPLAGTWEGDQGLDVAPSKKHGKKETSFREHMTFEPFGPVVNGSQSLYALRYRTTIWPLGEENPFHEEVGYWLWDAEAKQVLRCFIVPRGIAVEAGGTAEPSDTTLTMQADVGSETYGVLSNRYLDQHAKTVSYRLTVTIHDGNSFSYEEDTLLQIAGQSDVFHHTDKNTLRRITAAS, encoded by the coding sequence ATGGCAGATGAAGAACTCATTCGGAACCTAGGCCCCTTGGGACCATTGGCGGGAACTTGGGAGGGGGATCAGGGGCTTGATGTCGCCCCATCGAAAAAACACGGCAAGAAGGAAACCTCGTTTCGTGAACACATGACCTTTGAACCGTTTGGTCCGGTGGTCAACGGCTCGCAATCGCTGTATGCCTTACGATACCGTACGACGATCTGGCCATTGGGAGAAGAGAATCCCTTCCATGAAGAAGTGGGCTATTGGCTATGGGACGCCGAAGCGAAGCAGGTTTTACGCTGTTTCATCGTCCCGCGAGGAATCGCCGTGGAAGCCGGCGGCACGGCCGAGCCCTCTGACACAACCCTGACCATGCAAGCAGATGTTGGATCAGAGACATACGGAGTGTTATCGAATCGCTATCTTGACCAACATGCAAAAACCGTCAGTTACCGACTCACGGTCACCATACATGATGGCAACAGCTTCAGCTATGAGGAAGATACGCTGTTGCAGATTGCGGGACAATCCGACGTGTTTCACCATACCGACAAGAATACGCTTAGGCGAATCACAGCGGCCTCATGA
- a CDS encoding L,D-transpeptidase, with product MLPLVFAGPVSHVVNQKGTERIPLNHGESFHNSKDRVFREQRDDEVSLLLDLSKNLLMVVRGKQVIYTALAATGSGKELHDPTNPSRAWKFETPRGTFTIETKLKNPVWIRPDWAFIEKGLPVPKDQSQRLLPNALGDYALGFGDGYFIHGALYTYLLGFYVTHGCIQLNDEDLRYIFETVPVGARLVIV from the coding sequence ATGCTGCCACTCGTGTTTGCGGGGCCGGTCAGTCATGTCGTGAATCAGAAGGGTACTGAGAGAATCCCCCTCAACCATGGCGAATCGTTTCACAACTCAAAAGATCGTGTCTTTCGTGAACAGCGGGACGATGAAGTCTCTCTTCTGCTGGATCTTTCCAAAAACTTGCTCATGGTAGTGCGGGGGAAACAGGTCATTTATACGGCTCTTGCCGCGACAGGCAGTGGAAAGGAATTACACGATCCCACGAATCCCTCCAGAGCATGGAAGTTTGAAACCCCTCGCGGGACATTTACGATCGAGACGAAACTCAAAAACCCGGTATGGATTCGACCGGATTGGGCCTTCATAGAAAAAGGTCTTCCGGTCCCGAAGGATCAGAGTCAACGGCTCCTACCGAATGCGCTAGGTGACTATGCGCTGGGGTTTGGCGATGGCTATTTTATCCATGGAGCGCTCTATACCTATTTGCTGGGCTTCTATGTCACCCACGGCTGTATTCAGCTCAATGACGAAGATCTCCGGTATATCTTCGAGACCGTTCCTGTTGGAGCCCGATTGGTGATCGTGTGA